The following coding sequences are from one Natrarchaeobaculum sulfurireducens window:
- the flaJ gene encoding archaellar assembly protein FlaJ, with translation MALAEKSAVASQLGKSIIQAYEEMELPASVYILVILFPTFLFFVGTAALAVFLDVFLLVRLLLPVLGLLLFLAAVGYPRIAIDQRRIEMENRFHLFVIHMTLLSTTNIDRMEVMRRLAQEEEYGELAAEMQRVVDLVDVWHLSLGDACRRRAKDVPSESVRDLLERMAYTLEAGQALDEFLFQEQDVLINKYSTVYQQSLSNLDVLKDLYLSIIISMTFALVFAIVLPLLTGNNPTLTASIVIVLFVFVQIGFFFLIRAAVPDDPIWYLEDGYRTQTKKRMLASTVIGVSTSLVLVTLLTAGFFELIPGTEQVRFDAIPLLMYMPIATVPLLIPGFVFWYEERRVFDRDREFPNFIRALGTSESAKQSTTSEVLATLRTKDFGPLTPDVNDLYRRLNMRLSTEKSWRYFTGETHSFLIQKFSEMYLVGREMGGGPKRLGELISDNMNAIVNLREQRRQQTTTLVGVLYGITAASAFAFFIGLELALMLSSFDIDIQSDIGAEIIYTDQYDVHVLRFLILLVLIFNAFISSLVLRAADGGHFGNSYFHFTALLWLGAVTGTITEWLVNAIITVDL, from the coding sequence ATGGCACTAGCTGAAAAGTCTGCGGTCGCATCCCAACTCGGGAAGTCGATAATTCAGGCGTACGAGGAGATGGAACTCCCGGCGAGTGTCTATATCCTCGTTATTTTATTCCCGACGTTTCTCTTTTTCGTGGGTACGGCTGCGCTAGCGGTGTTTCTCGACGTTTTCTTGCTTGTCCGGTTGTTGCTCCCGGTTCTCGGACTGTTGCTATTTTTGGCTGCGGTCGGCTATCCTCGAATCGCGATCGACCAGCGCCGGATCGAGATGGAGAATCGATTCCATCTCTTCGTTATTCACATGACCCTCCTCTCGACGACGAACATCGATAGGATGGAGGTAATGCGCAGGCTGGCTCAAGAGGAGGAGTACGGCGAACTCGCCGCCGAGATGCAACGGGTCGTCGATCTGGTTGACGTCTGGCACCTGAGTCTCGGCGATGCCTGTCGTCGCCGTGCCAAGGACGTTCCCAGCGAGTCGGTCAGAGACCTTCTGGAGCGAATGGCATACACGCTCGAGGCGGGGCAAGCGTTAGACGAGTTCCTCTTTCAGGAGCAGGACGTACTGATCAACAAGTACTCGACAGTATACCAGCAGTCGCTCAGCAATCTGGACGTGCTGAAAGACCTGTATCTGTCGATCATTATCTCGATGACGTTCGCGCTGGTGTTTGCGATCGTACTGCCGCTGTTGACCGGAAATAATCCGACGCTCACGGCGAGTATCGTGATCGTTCTGTTCGTGTTCGTCCAGATCGGTTTCTTCTTCCTTATTCGGGCCGCCGTCCCCGACGATCCGATTTGGTACCTTGAGGACGGGTATCGGACCCAAACCAAGAAACGAATGCTCGCATCGACGGTCATCGGAGTCAGCACGAGTCTCGTCTTGGTCACTTTGCTGACCGCAGGGTTTTTTGAGCTTATTCCGGGGACAGAGCAGGTCCGATTCGACGCCATCCCACTGTTGATGTACATGCCGATCGCGACGGTTCCGTTGCTCATCCCTGGATTCGTGTTCTGGTATGAGGAACGGCGCGTCTTCGACCGTGATCGGGAGTTCCCGAATTTCATTCGAGCACTTGGCACCAGCGAAAGTGCAAAACAGAGTACCACCTCCGAGGTTCTCGCGACCCTTCGAACGAAAGATTTCGGGCCGTTAACACCGGACGTCAACGATTTGTATCGGCGCCTCAATATGCGCCTGAGTACCGAGAAATCCTGGCGGTACTTCACCGGTGAGACTCACTCGTTTTTGATCCAGAAGTTCAGCGAGATGTATCTGGTAGGTCGAGAAATGGGTGGCGGACCCAAGCGGCTCGGCGAACTCATCAGTGATAACATGAACGCGATCGTAAATCTTCGTGAACAACGCCGTCAGCAGACAACAACGCTCGTCGGCGTGCTGTATGGCATTACTGCTGCTTCCGCCTTTGCATTCTTCATCGGACTCGAGTTGGCACTCATGCTCTCGAGTTTCGATATCGATATTCAGAGCGACATTGGTGCCGAAATTATCTACACCGACCAGTACGATGTGCATGTACTTCGATTTTTGATTCTTCTAGTTCTGATATTTAACGCGTTCATCTCGTCGCTCGTGCTTCGAGCCGCAGACGGCGGTCACTTCGGCAACTCGTATTTCCACTTTACCGCACTTCTCTGGCTCGGTGCTGTGACGGGAACGATCACTGAGTGGCTCGTCAACGCTATCATTACAGTCGATCTGTAA
- a CDS encoding FlaD/FlaE family flagellar protein, which translates to MVLFSELGGEPDDDDESTDSADDLLESDDELLDDDLFSDDESGSSDDVELTYQLDEIEKEVDSLQNRVETVRGENEKISDSIQSVERNVDKLVDLYEIVTHGVNPFVGDQEIGDAFDSAIGDSGMFGDDPEDHIDSEIAEADADDFLEEPMPFEDDDTDDFEAELDEDTLEADEPDEEFDDDTLDGALEDEFEDETLADEPLEDEFDDEIAAETDESADDLTQFLPSDEDESFEAADDSGPDADEPLTEASPVDELHDTEPELETENGEVGEPPYLVQAPSRYASEVLVLEWLDHLVETAGLEGAAQTVAYYRSAGWISAGVEGYLRTLLNGFGDRETSPPADPEPRSVLSTTEHKRSLQFIARIATPEKRTELDVDDVFSAS; encoded by the coding sequence ATGGTACTGTTCAGCGAACTGGGTGGCGAGCCCGACGACGATGACGAATCGACCGATAGCGCGGACGACCTTCTCGAGTCCGACGACGAATTACTGGATGATGACCTGTTTTCGGACGACGAAAGCGGGTCGTCCGACGACGTCGAACTCACCTATCAACTCGACGAGATCGAGAAGGAAGTCGACTCGCTCCAGAATCGGGTAGAAACGGTTCGCGGGGAAAACGAAAAGATCAGTGACTCGATCCAGTCGGTCGAACGAAACGTCGACAAGCTCGTCGACCTCTACGAGATCGTCACCCACGGGGTCAATCCGTTCGTCGGCGATCAAGAGATCGGGGACGCGTTCGACTCGGCGATCGGTGACTCGGGAATGTTCGGCGACGATCCGGAAGACCACATCGACAGTGAAATTGCCGAAGCCGACGCGGACGACTTTTTGGAGGAACCGATGCCATTTGAAGACGACGACACTGACGACTTCGAGGCAGAGCTCGACGAAGACACACTCGAGGCCGACGAACCGGATGAGGAATTCGACGACGACACGCTCGATGGGGCACTCGAGGACGAGTTCGAAGATGAGACACTTGCCGATGAACCGCTCGAGGACGAGTTCGACGACGAGATAGCCGCGGAAACGGATGAGTCGGCCGACGACCTGACGCAATTTTTACCGTCAGACGAGGACGAGTCGTTCGAGGCCGCTGACGACTCCGGCCCGGACGCTGACGAGCCCCTAACCGAGGCCAGCCCTGTGGACGAACTGCACGACACTGAACCCGAACTCGAGACCGAAAACGGTGAGGTCGGCGAGCCACCGTATCTCGTCCAGGCCCCATCTCGGTATGCGTCGGAGGTGCTGGTCCTCGAGTGGCTCGATCACCTTGTGGAGACGGCAGGTCTCGAAGGCGCCGCCCAGACCGTTGCCTACTATCGATCGGCCGGGTGGATTTCAGCGGGTGTCGAGGGCTATCTACGGACGCTATTAAACGGCTTTGGCGATCGTGAGACGTCCCCGCCAGCGGATCCGGAACCGCGTTCAGTTCTGAGTACGACCGAACACAAGCGAAGTCTCCAGTTCATCGCTCGAATTGCGACCCCGGAGAAACGAACGGAACTCGACGTCGATGACGTTTTCTCGGCGTCCTAG
- a CDS encoding flagellin: MASVSSAHLIFFIASLVVATAVAGTMVVEVGQVGSAIETRSSGVTDDIETEIAIISDANEGDAIVNESGSNSYDTDLTLLVKNIGDRSLEAEPSEIDVFVDGSYISHDRFFVERADNSDGSWDPSTVVEVTIPVNDIGDGDISVTIMTRGDEDTIRFYYEESD, translated from the coding sequence ATGGCCAGCGTCTCCTCTGCACACCTGATCTTCTTCATCGCGAGCCTCGTGGTCGCGACGGCCGTCGCTGGTACGATGGTCGTCGAGGTCGGCCAGGTCGGCAGTGCGATCGAAACCCGCAGCTCAGGGGTCACGGACGATATCGAAACCGAAATCGCAATCATCAGTGACGCGAACGAAGGCGATGCAATCGTCAATGAGTCGGGGAGTAACAGCTATGATACCGACCTTACCCTTCTCGTAAAGAACATCGGTGACAGGAGCCTCGAGGCGGAGCCGAGCGAAATCGATGTCTTCGTCGATGGGTCATACATAAGCCACGACCGGTTCTTCGTCGAGCGAGCCGACAACAGCGACGGGTCGTGGGATCCGTCCACGGTCGTCGAAGTCACGATCCCGGTCAACGATATCGGAGATGGCGACATCAGTGTGACGATCATGACGAGAGGCGATGAGGATACGATCAGGTTCTACTACGAGGAATCCGACTAA